The genomic window GCAGGTGTTGCTATCGATGCTGTTGTCGAGATTGACGTTCCTGATTCAGAAATCGTTAATCGTATGTCCGGTCGTCGTGCTCACCTCGCATCGGGTCGTACTTATCATGTTGTTTATAATCCTCCAAAAGTAGAAGGGAAAGATGATGAAACGGGTGATGATTTAGTTCAGCGTGATGATGACAAAGAAGAGATTGTCCTAGACCGTCTCCGTGTCTATCATGAATTGACGCAACCGCTTGTCGCTTATTATCATGGTGTTTCAGACAGCGACAGTTCTGTAAAATACATTCGCATTGATGGAACTCAGAAAATCGACGTGGTTGAAAAAGAGATTTTAGAAAAACTTCAATAATTAATTT from Sulfuricurvum sp. includes these protein-coding regions:
- the adk gene encoding adenylate kinase, with translation MKIILLGAPGAGKGTQAQFLTKAFDIPQISTGDMLRAAIKAGTELGTLAKSFMDSGKLVTDEIIIGLVKERILEDDCKNGFLLDGFPRTVPQADALKEAGVAIDAVVEIDVPDSEIVNRMSGRRAHLASGRTYHVVYNPPKVEGKDDETGDDLVQRDDDKEEIVLDRLRVYHELTQPLVAYYHGVSDSDSSVKYIRIDGTQKIDVVEKEILEKLQ